One Nocardioides oleivorans DNA segment encodes these proteins:
- a CDS encoding NADP-dependent isocitrate dehydrogenase, whose amino-acid sequence MAKIIYTHTDEAPLLATYSFLPIIAAYAKTAGVDVETRDISLAGRVISQFPDRLTEDQRLDDALAELGELATKPEANIIKLPNISASIPQLKATIAELQSQGYDLPAYPENPQTDEERETRARYDRVKGSAVNPVLREGNSDRRAPASVKNYAKSHPHSMGAWSSDSRTNVATMGNDDFRSNEKSVVIDGDDTLSIVHVAGGEETVLKEGLKVLDGEVVDATFMSAARLDEFLEAQVARAKADGVLFSAHLKATMMKVSDPIIFGHVVRAYFADVFAQYGEQIAAAGLSANDGLGAILSGLDAVEGGAEIKAAFEKGLAEGPALAMVDSDRGITNLHVPSDVIIDASMPAMIRTSGQMWNAAGEQQDTLAVIPDSSYAGIYQATIDDCRTHGALDPSTMGSVPNVGLMAKAAEEYGSHDKTFEIPAAGTVEVRNAAGDVLLSHDVEAGDIWRACQTKDASIRDWVKLAVTRARASATPAVFWLDETRAHDANLIRLVDTYLAEQDTDGLELSIMAPAEATTYSLERIRKGEDTISVTGNVLRDYNTDLFPILELGTSAKMLSIVPLMNGGGLFETGAGGSAPKHVQQLVKEDYLRWDSLGEFFALAASLEHLAGYADNQRAKILGETLDRATETFLNEDRSPGRKLGTIDNRGSHFYLALYWAEELAKQTDDADLAAAFSALAGSLRADEQAIVDELLAVQGKPADIGGYFRPDATKADAVMRPSATFNAALATL is encoded by the coding sequence ATGGCCAAGATCATCTACACCCACACCGACGAGGCGCCCCTGCTGGCGACGTACTCGTTCCTCCCGATCATCGCCGCCTACGCGAAGACCGCGGGTGTGGACGTCGAGACCCGCGACATCTCCCTCGCCGGCCGCGTGATCTCGCAGTTCCCCGACCGCCTCACCGAGGACCAGCGCCTCGACGACGCCCTCGCTGAGCTCGGCGAGCTGGCCACCAAGCCCGAGGCCAACATCATCAAGCTCCCCAACATCTCCGCCTCGATCCCGCAGCTCAAGGCGACGATCGCCGAGCTGCAGTCGCAGGGCTACGACCTGCCGGCCTACCCCGAGAACCCGCAGACCGACGAGGAGCGCGAGACCCGCGCCCGCTACGACAGGGTCAAGGGCTCGGCGGTCAACCCCGTGCTGCGCGAGGGCAACTCCGACCGCCGCGCGCCGGCGTCGGTGAAGAACTACGCGAAGTCGCACCCGCACTCGATGGGTGCCTGGAGCAGCGACTCGCGGACCAACGTCGCCACGATGGGCAACGACGACTTCCGCAGCAACGAGAAGTCCGTCGTCATCGACGGCGACGACACCCTGTCCATCGTCCACGTCGCGGGCGGCGAGGAGACCGTGCTGAAGGAGGGCCTGAAGGTCCTCGACGGCGAGGTCGTCGACGCCACCTTCATGAGCGCGGCCAGGCTTGACGAGTTCCTCGAGGCGCAGGTCGCCCGGGCCAAGGCCGACGGCGTGTTGTTCTCCGCGCACCTCAAGGCCACGATGATGAAGGTCTCGGACCCGATCATCTTCGGCCACGTCGTGCGCGCCTACTTCGCCGACGTCTTCGCCCAGTACGGCGAGCAGATCGCGGCCGCCGGTCTCTCCGCCAACGACGGGCTGGGCGCCATCCTCTCCGGCCTCGACGCCGTCGAGGGTGGGGCCGAGATCAAGGCCGCCTTCGAGAAGGGCCTCGCCGAGGGCCCGGCCCTGGCGATGGTCGACTCCGACCGCGGCATCACCAACCTCCACGTCCCCTCCGACGTCATCATCGACGCCTCGATGCCGGCGATGATCCGCACGTCGGGCCAGATGTGGAACGCCGCGGGCGAGCAGCAGGACACCCTCGCGGTCATCCCCGACTCGTCCTACGCCGGCATCTACCAGGCCACGATCGACGACTGCCGCACCCACGGCGCGCTCGACCCGTCCACGATGGGCTCGGTGCCCAACGTCGGCCTGATGGCCAAGGCGGCCGAGGAGTACGGCTCGCACGACAAGACCTTCGAGATCCCGGCCGCCGGCACCGTCGAGGTCCGCAACGCCGCCGGTGACGTGCTGCTCTCCCACGACGTCGAGGCCGGCGACATCTGGCGCGCCTGCCAGACCAAGGACGCCTCGATCCGCGACTGGGTCAAGCTCGCCGTCACCCGGGCCCGCGCCAGCGCCACCCCCGCGGTCTTCTGGCTCGACGAGACGCGCGCCCACGACGCCAACCTGATCCGGCTGGTCGACACCTACCTCGCCGAGCAGGACACCGACGGCCTCGAGCTCTCGATCATGGCGCCGGCGGAGGCGACGACGTACTCCCTCGAGCGGATCCGCAAGGGCGAGGACACCATCTCGGTCACGGGCAACGTGCTCCGCGACTACAACACCGACCTCTTCCCGATCCTCGAGCTCGGCACCAGTGCCAAGATGCTCTCGATCGTCCCGCTGATGAACGGTGGCGGCCTGTTCGAGACCGGTGCCGGCGGCTCGGCGCCCAAGCACGTGCAGCAGCTGGTCAAGGAGGACTACCTGCGCTGGGACAGCCTCGGCGAGTTCTTCGCCCTGGCCGCCTCGCTCGAGCACCTCGCCGGCTACGCCGACAACCAGCGCGCGAAGATCCTCGGCGAGACCCTCGACCGGGCGACCGAGACCTTCCTCAACGAGGACCGCTCGCCGGGTCGCAAGCTCGGCACGATCGACAACCGCGGCTCGCACTTCTACCTCGCGCTCTACTGGGCCGAGGAGCTCGCGAAGCAGACCGACGACGCCGACCTGGCGGCCGCCTTCTCGGCACTGGCGGGCTCGCTGCGCGCCGACGAGCAGGCGATCGTCGACGAGCTGCTCGCCGTCCAGGGCAAGCCGGCCGACATCGGTGGCTACTTCCGCCCCGACGCCACCAAGGCCGACGCGGTGATGCGCCCGTCCGCCACGTTCAACGCGGCGCTCGCGACCCTCTGA
- a CDS encoding MIP family channel protein, whose product MSDIVEDTPTTGQKFTAELLGTFVLVFFGCGAAIYSGGNIVSTGLTFGLTVVVMAYAVGRISGGHFNPAVTLGAVLGGRLPWNKVGIYFAAQLVGGLLAGAVLFGLGHGFDGFTAEGNMGQNFFGDQNPVAPYAWWAALLLEILLTAVFLWVILAVTDERNQINAVMGPLAIGLTLAMIHFVAIPLTGTSVNPARSIGVGVFAGTDAIVQLWLFVVAPFVGAAIAGLTYPILFGHGAEPVAGSGLNFGGGRKGDQFVPGNYEAQWNQGQQGGWGQPGAAWGAPPQQQWGQQPTPQQQPSQPQPDPYSTPQAPPAQWGQPAPQQQPPAQQPGQWGAPQQQPPAQPGQPSAPGHWGNPDGDDDGRTQVRRPD is encoded by the coding sequence ATGAGCGACATCGTCGAGGACACCCCGACCACGGGGCAGAAATTCACCGCTGAGCTGCTGGGCACCTTCGTGCTCGTCTTCTTCGGCTGCGGCGCCGCGATCTACAGCGGCGGCAACATCGTCTCGACCGGCCTGACCTTCGGGCTCACGGTCGTGGTGATGGCCTACGCCGTCGGCCGGATCTCCGGCGGCCACTTCAACCCGGCCGTGACCCTCGGCGCCGTGCTCGGCGGCCGGCTGCCGTGGAACAAGGTCGGCATCTACTTCGCCGCCCAGCTCGTGGGCGGCCTGCTCGCCGGGGCCGTGCTCTTCGGCCTCGGCCACGGCTTCGACGGCTTCACCGCCGAGGGCAACATGGGCCAGAACTTCTTCGGCGACCAGAACCCCGTCGCCCCCTACGCCTGGTGGGCGGCGCTGCTGCTGGAGATCCTGCTGACCGCGGTCTTCTTGTGGGTGATCCTGGCCGTGACCGACGAGCGCAACCAGATCAACGCCGTGATGGGTCCGCTCGCCATCGGCCTCACGCTGGCGATGATCCACTTCGTCGCGATTCCGCTGACCGGCACGTCGGTCAACCCCGCCCGCTCGATCGGCGTCGGCGTCTTCGCCGGCACCGACGCCATCGTCCAGCTGTGGCTCTTCGTGGTCGCCCCGTTCGTCGGTGCCGCGATCGCCGGGCTGACCTACCCGATCCTCTTCGGCCACGGTGCCGAGCCGGTCGCCGGGTCCGGGCTCAACTTCGGCGGCGGCCGGAAGGGCGACCAGTTCGTCCCCGGCAACTACGAGGCCCAGTGGAACCAGGGCCAGCAGGGTGGCTGGGGCCAGCCCGGCGCCGCGTGGGGCGCTCCCCCGCAGCAGCAGTGGGGCCAGCAGCCCACGCCGCAGCAGCAGCCGTCCCAGCCGCAGCCCGACCCGTACTCCACCCCGCAGGCGCCCCCCGCGCAGTGGGGCCAGCCCGCCCCGCAGCAGCAGCCCCCGGCCCAGCAGCCCGGTCAGTGGGGTGCGCCGCAGCAGCAGCCCCCGGCCCAGCCCGGCCAGCCGAGCGCCCCGGGCCACTGGGGCAACCCGGACGGTGACGACGACGGCCGCACCCAGGTGCGCCGCCCGGACTGA
- a CDS encoding DUF6350 family protein, with protein MTSLLARPDHARTEAPRPRPLVLIATLGGVLAALGPLVVLLAVGVVGWFVSDAGVHGAPRDGMRMGALAWLAGHGSGFTVMGARITIVPLGVTAIAAWSMWRLGHRVGDSVSGHGPDADRISDGERDFTVPTAVVLFFAGYAVVAVVVATLAAGTTADPSVPRVLAWTVGLTALVGAPAIAVGSGRAAIWAAFTPATLRAGAAVAGKVLTSLLAVSGLLFLVALALSFDDAATMAARLHTSPSEAALYSLVNAAFLPNASLFAGSWLLGPGFVVGGATIVSPGAVVLGPLPLVPLLAALPSVGTPPGWVGLAMLVPPLVAAVAAFRTLRGRALGWDQLALAGCGGGLVAGLAFAVLSALSGGSAGPGRMRFVGPLVPDVLVHAVTACGIGALLGAAVPAVLAWRAARERAADESAPGSVEDVPVDASSDDTRA; from the coding sequence ATGACGTCCCTCCTCGCCCGCCCCGACCACGCCCGGACCGAGGCCCCGCGCCCGCGTCCGCTGGTGCTGATCGCGACGCTCGGCGGGGTGCTGGCGGCGCTCGGGCCCCTGGTCGTGCTGCTGGCCGTCGGGGTCGTCGGCTGGTTCGTGAGCGACGCCGGCGTGCACGGCGCCCCGCGCGACGGGATGCGGATGGGCGCCCTCGCCTGGCTCGCGGGCCACGGCTCCGGCTTCACCGTGATGGGCGCGCGGATCACGATCGTGCCGCTCGGCGTCACCGCGATCGCCGCCTGGTCGATGTGGCGGCTCGGCCACCGCGTCGGCGACTCGGTCTCCGGCCACGGACCCGACGCCGACCGGATCTCCGACGGCGAGCGCGACTTCACCGTCCCGACCGCGGTCGTCCTCTTCTTCGCCGGGTACGCCGTCGTGGCCGTGGTGGTCGCGACGCTGGCCGCCGGCACCACCGCCGACCCGTCGGTCCCGCGGGTGCTGGCCTGGACCGTGGGGTTGACGGCCCTCGTGGGCGCGCCCGCGATCGCGGTCGGCTCGGGCCGCGCGGCGATCTGGGCCGCCTTCACCCCGGCCACCCTGCGCGCGGGAGCGGCGGTCGCCGGCAAGGTGCTGACCAGCCTCCTCGCCGTCTCCGGCCTGCTGTTCCTCGTCGCCCTCGCGCTGTCCTTCGACGACGCCGCGACGATGGCCGCCCGGCTGCACACCAGCCCGTCGGAGGCCGCGCTCTACTCCCTCGTCAACGCCGCCTTTCTGCCCAACGCCTCGCTCTTCGCGGGGTCCTGGCTGCTCGGTCCGGGCTTCGTCGTCGGCGGCGCCACGATCGTCTCGCCGGGCGCCGTCGTGCTCGGCCCACTGCCGCTCGTCCCGCTGCTGGCCGCCCTCCCGTCCGTCGGCACGCCGCCGGGCTGGGTCGGCCTCGCGATGCTGGTGCCACCGCTGGTCGCAGCCGTCGCGGCCTTCCGGACCCTCCGTGGGCGCGCCCTCGGGTGGGACCAGCTCGCCCTCGCCGGGTGCGGCGGCGGACTGGTCGCCGGCCTGGCGTTCGCCGTGCTCTCGGCCCTCTCCGGCGGCTCCGCCGGGCCGGGCCGGATGCGCTTCGTCGGGCCGCTGGTGCCCGACGTCCTGGTCCACGCCGTCACGGCCTGCGGGATCGGCGCCCTCCTCGGCGCAGCGGTCCCGGCGGTCCTGGCGTGGCGGGCTGCCCGTGAGCGGGCAGCCGACGAGTCCGCCCCGGGCTCGGTGGAGGATGTCCCCGTGGACGCATCCTCCGACGACACCCGAGCCTGA
- a CDS encoding bifunctional methylenetetrahydrofolate dehydrogenase/methenyltetrahydrofolate cyclohydrolase, which yields MTAQTLDGAATLRTIKAELAQRVAALKEQGVVPGLGTVLVGDDPGSHWYVGAKHKDCAEIGITSIRRDLPATATQAEVEAVIDELNADEACTGFIVQQPTGLDEFALLSRVDPDKDVDGLHPTNLGKLVLGEAGPLPCTPVGSIELLRRHGVEIAGAEVVVVGRGITVGRPLGLLLTRRSENATVTLCHTGTVDLGAHVRNADIVVAAAGVPGIITADMVKPGAAVLDVGVSRVDGKVTGDVAPDVWDVAGWVSPNPKGVGPMTRAMLLSNIVEIAERSVGA from the coding sequence GTGACCGCACAGACCCTCGACGGCGCAGCGACCCTGCGGACCATCAAGGCGGAGCTCGCCCAGCGAGTCGCCGCCCTCAAGGAGCAGGGCGTCGTGCCCGGGCTCGGCACCGTCCTGGTCGGCGACGACCCCGGCTCGCACTGGTACGTCGGGGCCAAGCACAAGGACTGCGCGGAGATCGGCATCACCTCGATCCGGCGCGACCTGCCGGCGACGGCCACCCAGGCCGAGGTGGAGGCCGTCATCGACGAGCTCAACGCCGACGAGGCCTGCACCGGCTTCATCGTGCAGCAGCCGACCGGGCTCGACGAGTTCGCCCTGCTCTCGCGCGTCGACCCCGACAAGGACGTCGACGGCCTGCACCCGACCAACCTCGGCAAGCTCGTGCTCGGCGAGGCCGGCCCGCTACCGTGCACGCCGGTCGGCTCGATCGAGCTGCTGCGCCGCCACGGCGTGGAGATCGCCGGCGCGGAGGTCGTGGTCGTCGGCCGCGGGATCACCGTCGGCCGCCCGCTCGGGCTGCTGCTCACGCGCCGCTCGGAGAACGCCACCGTCACGCTCTGCCACACCGGCACGGTCGACCTCGGCGCCCACGTCCGCAACGCCGACATCGTCGTCGCGGCCGCCGGCGTGCCGGGGATCATCACCGCCGACATGGTCAAGCCCGGCGCCGCGGTCCTCGACGTCGGCGTCTCGCGCGTCGACGGCAAGGTCACCGGCGACGTCGCGCCCGACGTGTGGGACGTGGCGGGCTGGGTCTCGCCCAACCCGAAGGGCGTCGGCCCGATGACCCGCGCGATGCTGCTCTCCAACATCGTCGAGATCGCCGAGAGGTCCGTCGGCGCGTGA
- a CDS encoding YibE/F family protein, with translation MGAGHSHVEHPSLGPAPRNLRVLMAALVGPLVLATLVGLVLLWPDGDLELTAPGVDVQRGTATVTELVPCQLVGGKEVEGCQAATIDVLSGPGEGDASVAVLPYGEKAPQVDVGDRIIVSYTAGAPVGEQYAFQDFDRGPPLLTLTILFAVGVLVLSRWRGIGALASLAYSLVLIVVFTLPAIMEGSSPLAVAVVTASAIMLVTLYLSHGFNVRSTVAMLGTLVSLVVIGVLGWVFTTVGHFTGLVDEGSQYISGVAGQVDLHGLLLAGLVIGALGVLDDVTVTQTWAVWELADVDPDASVRTLFGRAMRIGRSHAASTVNTLVLAYVGATLPLMLVFSALSLPFGIAISQEVVAQEVVRGLVGGLGILAAVPVTTGIAALIAARLVTDRAAGRETGRTTAGGGSHRA, from the coding sequence GTGGGGGCTGGACACAGCCACGTCGAGCACCCCTCGCTCGGCCCCGCGCCCCGGAACCTGCGGGTGCTGATGGCAGCGCTCGTCGGCCCGCTCGTGCTCGCGACCCTCGTCGGCCTCGTGCTGCTCTGGCCCGACGGTGACCTCGAGCTGACCGCGCCGGGGGTCGACGTGCAGCGCGGGACGGCGACGGTGACCGAGCTCGTCCCGTGCCAGCTGGTTGGCGGCAAGGAGGTCGAGGGCTGCCAGGCCGCCACGATCGACGTGCTCAGCGGGCCTGGGGAGGGTGACGCCTCCGTGGCGGTCCTGCCCTACGGCGAGAAGGCGCCGCAGGTCGACGTGGGCGACCGCATCATCGTGTCCTACACCGCTGGCGCACCGGTCGGCGAGCAGTACGCCTTCCAGGACTTCGACCGGGGGCCGCCGCTGCTGACGCTGACGATCCTCTTCGCGGTCGGCGTCCTGGTCCTGTCGCGCTGGCGGGGGATCGGTGCCCTGGCGAGCCTGGCGTACTCCCTCGTGCTGATCGTGGTGTTCACGCTGCCCGCGATCATGGAGGGCTCCTCGCCGCTGGCCGTCGCCGTCGTGACCGCCTCGGCGATCATGCTGGTCACGCTCTACCTCTCCCACGGCTTCAACGTCCGCTCGACGGTCGCGATGCTCGGGACGCTGGTGTCCCTCGTGGTGATCGGCGTGCTCGGCTGGGTCTTCACCACCGTCGGGCACTTCACCGGCCTCGTCGACGAGGGCAGCCAGTACATCTCCGGGGTCGCCGGGCAGGTCGACCTCCACGGCCTCCTGCTCGCGGGCCTGGTGATCGGCGCCCTCGGCGTGCTCGACGACGTCACCGTGACGCAGACCTGGGCGGTGTGGGAGCTCGCCGACGTCGACCCCGACGCCAGCGTGCGGACGCTCTTCGGCCGGGCGATGCGGATCGGGCGCTCGCACGCCGCGTCCACGGTCAACACGCTCGTCCTGGCCTACGTCGGTGCGACGCTGCCGCTGATGCTGGTCTTCTCGGCGCTGTCGCTGCCCTTCGGGATCGCGATCAGCCAGGAGGTCGTCGCCCAGGAGGTCGTCCGGGGCCTCGTCGGCGGCCTCGGCATCCTCGCCGCCGTCCCGGTGACCACCGGCATCGCGGCGCTGATCGCCGCGCGCCTGGTCACGGACCGGGCGGCGGGCCGGGAGACCGGCCGGACGACGGCCGGCGGCGGCTCGCACCGCGCCTGA
- the purH gene encoding bifunctional phosphoribosylaminoimidazolecarboxamide formyltransferase/IMP cyclohydrolase translates to MSPTSSDQVAIKRALVSVYDKAGLDDLVRGLHDAGVELVSTGGSAALIESLGLPVTRVEDLTGFPECLDGRVKTLHPRVHAGILADRRLDSHVAQLEELGVEPFDLVVSNLYPFTQTVASGASPDECVEQIDIGGPSMVRAAAKNHPSVAIVTSPSAYDAVLAAVAAGGFTLAERQRLAAEAFVHTATYDVHVASWMGNVLTDTSAGTGFPAWVGGTWDKSAVLRYGENPHQPAALYRNGQGGLADAEQLHGKEMSYNNYVDTDAARRAAHDFDEPAVAIIKHANPCGIAVGADVAEAYVRANACDPTSAFGGVIAVNRPVSVAMAEALRETFTEVLVAPAYDDGALEVLRSLPRGGKNIRILLAPDPVASGVEMRPISGGLLMQVADHVDAAGDDPATWTLATGSAAPDDVLADLAFAWKACRSAKSNAILLARDGASVGIGMGQVNRVDSCRLAVSRAGERVSGTVAASDAFFPFADGPQILIDAGVKAIVQPGGSVRDAEVVAACEAAGVTMYLTGTRHFFH, encoded by the coding sequence GTGTCCCCCACCTCTTCCGACCAGGTCGCCATCAAGCGCGCGCTCGTCTCCGTCTACGACAAGGCAGGTCTCGACGACCTGGTCCGCGGCCTGCACGACGCCGGCGTCGAGCTCGTCTCCACCGGTGGCTCGGCCGCGCTCATCGAGTCGCTCGGCCTGCCCGTGACCAGGGTCGAGGACCTCACCGGCTTCCCCGAGTGCCTCGACGGCCGGGTCAAGACCCTGCACCCGCGCGTGCACGCCGGCATCCTCGCCGACCGCCGCCTCGACTCCCACGTCGCGCAGCTCGAGGAGCTCGGCGTCGAGCCGTTCGACCTCGTCGTGAGCAACCTCTACCCCTTCACCCAGACCGTCGCCTCGGGCGCGAGCCCGGACGAGTGCGTGGAGCAGATCGACATCGGCGGGCCGTCGATGGTGCGCGCCGCAGCCAAGAACCACCCGAGCGTCGCGATCGTGACCTCGCCGTCGGCGTACGACGCCGTGCTGGCCGCCGTGGCCGCCGGAGGGTTCACGCTGGCCGAGCGCCAGCGGCTGGCGGCGGAGGCCTTCGTGCACACCGCGACCTACGACGTCCACGTCGCCTCCTGGATGGGCAACGTCCTCACCGACACCAGCGCCGGCACGGGCTTCCCGGCCTGGGTCGGCGGCACCTGGGACAAGTCGGCCGTGCTCCGCTACGGCGAGAACCCCCACCAGCCGGCGGCGCTCTACCGCAACGGCCAGGGCGGACTCGCCGACGCCGAGCAGCTGCACGGCAAGGAGATGTCCTACAACAACTACGTCGACACCGACGCGGCCCGGCGGGCGGCCCACGACTTCGACGAGCCGGCCGTCGCGATCATCAAGCACGCCAACCCGTGCGGCATCGCCGTGGGCGCCGACGTCGCGGAGGCCTACGTCCGGGCCAACGCCTGCGACCCGACCTCGGCCTTCGGTGGCGTGATCGCGGTCAACCGCCCGGTCTCGGTCGCGATGGCCGAGGCCCTGCGCGAGACCTTCACCGAGGTCCTCGTCGCACCGGCCTACGACGACGGGGCGCTCGAGGTGCTCCGCTCGCTCCCGCGCGGGGGCAAGAACATCCGCATCCTCCTCGCGCCCGACCCGGTCGCCAGCGGCGTCGAGATGCGCCCGATCAGCGGTGGGCTGCTGATGCAGGTCGCCGACCACGTCGACGCCGCCGGCGACGACCCGGCCACCTGGACCCTCGCCACCGGCTCGGCCGCTCCCGACGACGTGCTGGCCGACCTCGCCTTCGCCTGGAAGGCGTGCCGGTCGGCGAAGTCCAACGCCATCCTGCTGGCCCGGGACGGCGCCTCCGTCGGCATCGGCATGGGCCAGGTCAACCGGGTCGACTCCTGCCGGCTCGCCGTCTCCCGCGCCGGGGAGCGGGTCAGTGGGACGGTCGCCGCGTCGGATGCGTTCTTCCCGTTCGCCGACGGTCCGCAGATCCTCATCGACGCCGGCGTGAAGGCCATCGTCCAGCCCGGCGGCTCGGTCCGTGACGCCGAGGTCGTGGCGGCCTGCGAGGCGGCCGGCGTGACGATGTACCTCACCGGCACCCGGCACTTCTTCCACTAG
- the purN gene encoding phosphoribosylglycinamide formyltransferase, translating into MPEARLVVLVSGSGTNLQALLDACADPAYGARVVAVGADREGIEGLARAERAGVPTFVRQVSDFETREGWDSALATVVERFEPDVVVSAGFMKLLSQDFLDRFLTLNTHPALCPAFPGMHGPRDALEHGVKVTGATLFVVDAGVDTGPIVAQVPVPVEEDDDVESLHERIKTAERQMLVEAVGRIAREGVAVDGRRVRIG; encoded by the coding sequence GTGCCCGAAGCCCGTCTCGTCGTCCTCGTGTCGGGTTCCGGCACCAACCTCCAGGCCCTGCTCGACGCCTGCGCCGACCCGGCGTACGGCGCGCGGGTCGTGGCCGTCGGTGCCGACCGGGAGGGCATCGAGGGCCTCGCGCGCGCCGAGCGGGCCGGCGTCCCGACCTTCGTCCGCCAGGTGTCGGACTTCGAGACCCGCGAGGGCTGGGACAGCGCCCTGGCGACGGTGGTCGAGCGGTTCGAGCCCGACGTCGTGGTCTCGGCCGGGTTCATGAAGCTGCTCTCGCAGGACTTCCTCGACCGCTTCCTCACCCTCAACACCCACCCGGCCCTGTGCCCGGCCTTCCCCGGGATGCACGGGCCGCGCGACGCGCTCGAGCACGGGGTGAAGGTCACCGGCGCGACCCTCTTCGTGGTCGACGCGGGCGTCGACACCGGCCCGATCGTGGCCCAGGTGCCGGTGCCCGTGGAGGAGGACGACGACGTCGAGTCGCTGCACGAGCGGATCAAGACCGCCGAGCGGCAGATGCTCGTCGAGGCCGTCGGGCGGATCGCCCGCGAGGGCGTCGCCGTCGACGGGCGCCGGGTTCGCATCGGGTAG
- a CDS encoding malate dehydrogenase, whose translation MTSAPLKVAVTGAAGQIGYSLLFRLASGALAADRPIELRLLEIEPALKALEGVVMELDDCAFPNLAGVEIGSDAEKIFDGVNLALLVGARPRGPGMERGDLLSANGAIFTAQGKALNAVAADDVRIGVTGNPANTNALIAMTNAPDIPRERFSALTRLDHNRAISQLAAKTGAAVTDITHMTIWGNHSATQYPDLFHAQVKGQNAAELVDDQAWLEDTFIPTVAKRGAAIIDARGSSSAASAASATIDAARDWLFGSPADDWVSMAVASQGEYGVPEGLISSFPVTTSGGDWSIVEGLEIDDFSRARIDASTAELADERAAVTELGLI comes from the coding sequence GTGACCTCCGCACCCCTCAAGGTGGCCGTGACCGGCGCCGCCGGTCAGATCGGCTACAGCCTGCTGTTCCGCCTCGCGAGCGGCGCGCTCGCGGCGGACCGCCCGATCGAGCTGCGACTGCTCGAGATCGAGCCCGCCCTCAAGGCGCTCGAGGGCGTCGTCATGGAGCTCGACGACTGCGCGTTCCCGAACCTCGCCGGCGTCGAGATCGGCTCGGACGCCGAGAAGATCTTCGACGGCGTCAACCTGGCCCTGCTCGTCGGCGCGCGCCCGCGCGGCCCGGGCATGGAGCGGGGCGACCTGCTCTCGGCCAACGGCGCGATCTTCACCGCGCAGGGCAAGGCTCTCAACGCGGTCGCCGCGGACGACGTGCGGATCGGTGTCACCGGCAACCCGGCCAACACCAACGCCCTCATCGCGATGACCAACGCGCCCGACATCCCGCGCGAGCGCTTCTCCGCGCTGACCCGCCTCGACCACAACCGCGCGATCTCGCAGCTCGCGGCGAAGACCGGCGCGGCCGTCACCGACATCACGCACATGACGATCTGGGGCAACCACTCCGCCACCCAGTACCCCGACCTCTTCCACGCGCAGGTCAAGGGCCAGAACGCCGCCGAGCTGGTCGACGACCAGGCATGGCTCGAGGACACCTTCATCCCGACCGTCGCCAAGCGCGGCGCCGCGATCATCGACGCCCGCGGGTCGTCCTCGGCCGCCTCGGCCGCGTCGGCCACGATCGACGCCGCCCGCGACTGGCTGTTCGGCTCGCCGGCCGACGACTGGGTCTCGATGGCCGTCGCCTCCCAGGGCGAGTACGGCGTCCCCGAGGGTCTGATCTCCTCGTTCCCGGTGACCACCTCCGGTGGCGACTGGTCGATCGTCGAGGGCCTCGAGATCGACGACTTCTCCCGCGCGAGGATCGACGCCTCCACCGCCGAGCTCGCCGACGAGCGCGCCGCGGTCACGGAGCTCGGCCTGATCTGA
- a CDS encoding DUF3017 domain-containing protein, whose amino-acid sequence MAEPDHVEHLEGDPVEPAPEDDGRRYPSTIGGAFYLLVLAVVAAGLVLVSFDEWRLGIRLMGGSLIFAALVRLVLRTRDAGMLAVRHKVLDAVVLIVLGGALIVLAGSIPDQPGGF is encoded by the coding sequence ATGGCCGAGCCCGACCACGTCGAGCACCTCGAGGGCGATCCCGTCGAGCCGGCACCCGAGGACGACGGGCGGCGCTACCCCTCGACGATCGGGGGAGCCTTCTACCTGCTCGTCCTGGCCGTCGTCGCGGCCGGGCTGGTGCTGGTGTCCTTCGACGAGTGGCGCCTGGGCATCCGCCTGATGGGCGGGTCGCTGATCTTCGCCGCACTGGTGCGGCTGGTGCTGCGCACCCGCGACGCCGGCATGCTCGCCGTACGCCACAAGGTGCTCGACGCCGTCGTGCTGATCGTGCTCGGCGGAGCGCTGATCGTCCTCGCGGGCTCGATCCCGGACCAGCCCGGCGGCTTCTAG